Proteins encoded together in one Schistocerca americana isolate TAMUIC-IGC-003095 chromosome 8, iqSchAmer2.1, whole genome shotgun sequence window:
- the LOC124544998 gene encoding serine protease inhibitor I/II-like: protein MVSRTAALAVLIVALVLLACCNADPAAPEAKVRVRRAEKRCTPNTTFKKDCNTCSCNKHGTAAVCTLKGCLSRSTRAVACTPGTTYKEQCNVCRCGPDGRSGACTRKACPPGTY, encoded by the exons ATGGTGTCGAGAACCGCCGCGCTCGCCGTGCTCATCGTGGCGCTAGTGTTGCTAGCCTGCTGCAACGCAG ACCCTGCAGCTCCTGAAGCGAAAGTTCGCGTGAGGCGCGCTGAGAAAAGGTGCACGCCAAACACGACGTTCAAGAAGGACTGCAACACGTGCTCCTGCAACAAGCATGGGACAGCCGCTGTGTGCACTCTGAAAGGCTGTCTGTCGCGCTCTACCAGGG CCGTGGCGTGTACTCCGGGCACGACGTACAAGGAGCAGTGCAACGTCTGCCGCTGTGGCCCAGACGGCAGGTCCGGCGCCTGCACCAGGAAGGCCTGTCCTCCGGGAACCTACTGA